The Verrucomicrobium spinosum DSM 4136 = JCM 18804 genome includes a region encoding these proteins:
- a CDS encoding amidase produces the protein MHPKLFVLGLVFAVGMSGSLTSCKSPVKELRGDRAFISYRPPPEGSHYVKVAVKDLIDVKGEVTTAGSEYLYKHAAPAQQDAVCMRPVRQRNVWIVGKTNLNELALGVTGINHYFGTPKNHLAGERRLMPGGSSSGSAVAVANGKADIAIGTDTAGSIRTPSACCGIFGLKTTKGLISLKGVHPISPKHLDTVGPMANNVPKLVEGMDLLKPGTAAAYAEQVADQPSGRGIRVGRLYIPGTDKAVDDAVDRALTEAGFKIVRLNKAFEDAWDQAQSHGNNIAVAEGYESDKEFLDKRGVTSATKAALLLGDLKHDRRSYDEALAWKSTWQRILNRKFLQVDFIALPTLKGPPLRIPFIGKTAVFEALVLGYQNTVPVNYAGNPAVAIPIPLENKRIPVTSLQLIGPRNSEAKLLNAARIVASKSA, from the coding sequence ATGCACCCCAAGCTTTTTGTACTCGGGTTGGTCTTTGCGGTGGGAATGTCTGGCAGCCTCACCAGCTGTAAAAGCCCTGTCAAGGAGCTTAGAGGAGATCGGGCTTTCATTAGCTACAGACCTCCTCCCGAGGGCTCCCACTACGTGAAGGTGGCGGTAAAAGATCTCATCGATGTCAAAGGGGAGGTCACCACGGCAGGCTCTGAGTACCTCTACAAGCATGCTGCGCCCGCGCAGCAAGATGCGGTCTGCATGAGGCCAGTGCGTCAGAGGAACGTCTGGATCGTCGGAAAGACAAACCTCAACGAGTTGGCGTTGGGGGTGACGGGCATCAACCATTACTTTGGCACCCCGAAGAACCATCTTGCTGGTGAGCGTCGGCTCATGCCAGGCGGTTCTTCCAGTGGGTCGGCGGTGGCGGTGGCCAACGGCAAGGCGGATATTGCAATCGGGACCGACACGGCGGGTTCCATCCGGACACCCTCGGCATGCTGCGGAATATTTGGGCTGAAGACCACGAAAGGTCTCATCTCGTTGAAGGGGGTGCATCCCATTTCTCCAAAACACCTGGATACGGTGGGACCGATGGCCAACAATGTGCCCAAGCTTGTGGAAGGGATGGACCTGCTCAAACCTGGCACAGCCGCGGCGTATGCGGAGCAGGTGGCGGATCAACCCAGTGGCCGAGGCATTCGGGTGGGACGCCTCTACATTCCAGGCACGGACAAGGCTGTGGATGACGCGGTGGATCGAGCCCTCACGGAGGCGGGCTTCAAGATTGTGCGGTTGAACAAGGCCTTCGAAGACGCTTGGGATCAGGCCCAGTCTCATGGCAACAACATCGCGGTAGCAGAAGGGTATGAGAGCGACAAGGAGTTTCTCGACAAACGCGGGGTGACATCTGCCACCAAGGCCGCCCTTTTGCTGGGGGATCTGAAGCATGATCGCCGTAGCTACGATGAGGCGCTGGCTTGGAAATCGACGTGGCAGCGCATCCTGAATCGGAAATTTTTGCAAGTCGATTTCATTGCTTTGCCCACTTTGAAGGGCCCTCCCCTGCGGATCCCGTTCATCGGCAAGACGGCCGTTTTTGAGGCGCTTGTATTGGGCTATCAGAATACAGTCCCAGTGAATTACGCAGGAAATCCCGCTGTGGCCATTCCCATACCGCTTGAGAACAAACGGATTCCGGTCACCAGCCTTCAGCTTATCGGGCCCAGAAATAGTGAAGCAAAGCTTTTGAACGCCGCCAGAATCGTTGCGTCCAAGAGCGCATGA
- a CDS encoding 3-hydroxyacyl-CoA dehydrogenase family protein, with product MSTATSPTPPLSPQCIGILGAGQMGAAAAVLFRRAGHAVALWARNVAKHPQIKETTDATEAFLNEHFGPAPHAGGTLTLESSLEQIDRTSDAILECVAEEMEQKTALLSQLTHCRERKALIMTCTSALCVTDMARGSGLEGILVGAHFWNPPHLIPVVEVIPGAGTPEAQAERAMTLLQHAGKIAVRCADVPGFIGNRLQHAMWREALALVDAGVCTAQDVDRVVKWTFALRLPALGPFENMDLVGLPLVQSIETYLFPHLAANHEPARSLTTRLQDGHTGMKAGQGFYDWTNRDAAGLVALRDRQVVQQLQFLKEQGALDEHP from the coding sequence ATGTCCACTGCCACCTCCCCTACCCCGCCTCTCTCACCTCAGTGCATTGGCATCCTCGGAGCGGGGCAGATGGGAGCCGCCGCCGCCGTGCTGTTTCGACGGGCGGGGCATGCCGTGGCGCTCTGGGCCCGCAACGTGGCCAAACACCCCCAGATCAAAGAAACCACGGATGCAACAGAAGCCTTTCTGAACGAGCACTTCGGTCCCGCTCCGCATGCAGGGGGCACTCTGACGCTGGAATCCAGCCTGGAGCAGATAGATCGGACCTCCGATGCCATTCTGGAATGCGTGGCGGAGGAAATGGAACAGAAGACCGCCCTACTCAGCCAACTCACGCATTGCCGGGAGCGCAAGGCGCTGATCATGACCTGCACCAGCGCTCTCTGCGTCACAGACATGGCCCGAGGCAGCGGCCTGGAGGGCATCTTGGTGGGGGCGCACTTCTGGAATCCCCCTCACCTCATTCCTGTAGTGGAGGTCATCCCTGGTGCGGGCACCCCAGAAGCTCAGGCGGAACGGGCAATGACCCTCCTCCAGCATGCGGGCAAAATCGCCGTGCGCTGTGCCGATGTGCCCGGCTTCATCGGCAACCGCCTCCAGCATGCCATGTGGCGGGAGGCTCTGGCTCTGGTGGATGCCGGCGTGTGCACAGCGCAAGATGTGGACCGCGTCGTGAAATGGACTTTTGCGCTCCGCCTGCCAGCTCTGGGTCCGTTTGAAAACATGGACCTTGTAGGCCTGCCCCTTGTGCAGAGCATTGAGACCTACCTCTTTCCCCACCTGGCTGCCAACCACGAACCCGCACGATCTCTCACCACCCGCCTTCAAGACGGCCACACCGGCATGAAAGCAGGGCAAGGCTTCTATGACTGGACAAACCGGGACGCCGCCGGGCTGGTGGCCCTTCGCGACCGGCAGGTGGTGCAACAACTCCAGTTCCTGAAGGAACAAGGGGCGCTGGACGAGCACCCCTGA
- the rfbD gene encoding dTDP-4-dehydrorhamnose reductase, producing the protein MPARMTQGGKVVIIGAGGRLGSALVTKYAPKHDVVPVRRADLDLSQSDAIVPYLQSHHPSVVIYTAGTTNVDLCEEHPEESLKTNAEAPARLAEYCKVHGARLIHISTDYVFSGNDPLPRKESDLAEPINVYGRHKLVGEQAVLNASPEFLVVRVSWLFGKDRPSFPDMILKRALENDEVFAIADKVSCPTFSDDLAEWIEPMISDTRYRGILHLCNSGSCTWQEYGQKTLDIAASLGLPLRATTVQGQSRVNFPAFKAARPEFTAFDISRYMELSGTTPRAWQEALEDYLRGQYL; encoded by the coding sequence ATGCCCGCTCGCATGACTCAGGGCGGAAAGGTTGTCATCATTGGAGCGGGCGGGCGGCTGGGCTCAGCGCTCGTGACGAAGTATGCCCCGAAACATGATGTGGTGCCGGTGCGTCGCGCAGACCTCGACCTCTCGCAGTCAGATGCGATTGTTCCATACTTGCAAAGTCACCACCCCAGCGTGGTGATCTACACGGCGGGCACAACGAATGTGGACCTCTGTGAAGAGCACCCCGAAGAGTCTCTCAAGACGAACGCCGAGGCCCCTGCCAGGCTCGCTGAGTACTGCAAGGTTCATGGTGCGAGGTTGATCCACATCAGTACTGACTATGTCTTCAGCGGGAATGACCCTCTCCCCCGCAAGGAGAGCGACCTGGCAGAGCCCATCAATGTCTATGGACGACACAAGCTGGTAGGCGAGCAAGCGGTGCTGAATGCCTCTCCCGAGTTCCTGGTAGTGCGCGTTTCCTGGCTTTTTGGCAAAGACCGGCCCAGTTTTCCGGACATGATTCTCAAACGCGCGCTGGAGAATGACGAAGTCTTCGCCATCGCCGACAAGGTATCCTGCCCCACTTTCAGCGATGATCTCGCTGAATGGATTGAGCCCATGATCTCGGACACCCGGTATCGCGGCATCCTCCACCTCTGCAATAGCGGTTCCTGCACTTGGCAGGAGTACGGGCAGAAGACGCTCGACATCGCTGCCTCACTCGGTTTGCCGTTGCGAGCGACTACCGTGCAAGGTCAGTCTCGGGTGAATTTCCCCGCTTTCAAAGCGGCCCGACCGGAGTTCACCGCTTTTGACATCAGCCGCTATATGGAACTCTCTGGCACCACGCCGAGGGCCTGGCAGGAAGCGCTGGAAGACTATCTGCGCGGACAGTACCTCTAG
- a CDS encoding maltokinase N-terminal cap-like domain-containing protein produces the protein MTDPPETDAIKGIDLAGRLADWPKMLVTHLETQVLPEYFFASRWFGGKRRTLQQLRVIRAVPGPWPGEVRLFIAEVTYADSEREEYLLPLAVVSKVQLDHEVEGKPATMVSKLGPDDVLVDALTLPAFRAALLAVLSGADTMVGGLKPAGEGLAAALEEYGSATRFMSVEQSNASVAVGPRLWLKVYRKLERGQHVEVEVMKHLHCSGAFAHIPPVHGSLSLSTGQGESTVAVLMERVGHVGDGWASALNCLAKGFDELMVGDFPGSAAVGREFPAPMQRFLARARQLGRRTGELHGALALPGGEGRAFAPEPWTAEDAQQLQQATRDAVERLLASLQAEAAARPPEWAPLASRILKGQDALLARMGMPPSNLAGGQKIRIHGDLHLAQVLDTGVDFVFIDFEGEPSLAMNERRFKRPALKDVAGMLRSFQYAAAAALKNRSTEERLTLEEVAMAWASEACRNYLKGYRETAEGRGFLPDSALAFEDQLSILLLEKVAAEVQYELSYRPSWADIPLGAVCSLINPDKSAFSNSL, from the coding sequence ATGACAGACCCGCCGGAAACGGATGCTATCAAAGGGATCGACCTGGCTGGCCGGTTGGCGGACTGGCCAAAGATGCTCGTCACTCATCTGGAAACTCAAGTGTTGCCGGAGTACTTCTTTGCGAGCCGGTGGTTCGGAGGCAAGAGGCGGACCCTCCAGCAATTGCGCGTTATTCGTGCGGTGCCGGGACCTTGGCCTGGCGAGGTTCGCCTTTTCATCGCTGAAGTGACTTATGCGGACTCGGAAAGGGAGGAATACCTGTTGCCCCTGGCGGTGGTGTCGAAGGTTCAACTCGACCACGAGGTGGAGGGGAAGCCCGCCACGATGGTCTCCAAATTGGGGCCGGATGACGTCCTGGTGGATGCGCTTACGCTTCCGGCCTTTCGGGCTGCCCTGCTGGCGGTTCTGAGCGGGGCCGATACCATGGTGGGCGGTCTGAAGCCCGCGGGAGAAGGTCTGGCGGCTGCCTTGGAGGAATACGGCAGTGCGACCCGTTTTATGAGCGTGGAGCAGTCCAATGCCTCCGTCGCGGTGGGTCCCCGATTGTGGCTCAAGGTTTACCGTAAGCTTGAGCGGGGCCAGCACGTGGAGGTGGAGGTGATGAAACATTTGCACTGTTCAGGTGCCTTTGCCCACATTCCGCCTGTTCACGGCAGTTTGAGCCTTTCTACAGGGCAAGGAGAATCGACAGTGGCAGTCCTGATGGAGAGAGTCGGCCATGTGGGCGATGGCTGGGCCTCGGCACTCAACTGTCTGGCCAAAGGGTTCGACGAGCTGATGGTCGGCGATTTCCCTGGTTCTGCTGCTGTGGGGAGAGAGTTCCCTGCACCCATGCAGCGATTCTTGGCTCGTGCCCGGCAACTGGGACGGCGTACGGGGGAGTTGCATGGGGCTCTGGCCCTTCCGGGGGGCGAAGGGCGGGCCTTTGCTCCAGAACCGTGGACGGCAGAAGATGCGCAACAATTGCAGCAGGCAACCCGTGATGCAGTGGAGCGGCTCCTGGCTAGCCTTCAAGCTGAAGCGGCGGCAAGGCCACCCGAGTGGGCTCCCTTGGCAAGCCGGATTCTGAAAGGCCAGGATGCCTTGTTGGCCAGAATGGGAATGCCGCCATCCAACCTAGCCGGGGGGCAGAAGATTCGCATTCATGGGGACCTTCACCTCGCGCAGGTGCTGGACACAGGGGTAGATTTCGTGTTCATCGACTTCGAAGGGGAACCCTCGCTGGCAATGAATGAGCGGAGGTTCAAGCGCCCTGCTCTAAAGGATGTGGCCGGAATGCTGCGCTCTTTTCAATATGCGGCTGCGGCGGCACTGAAGAATCGCTCCACGGAGGAGCGCTTGACGCTGGAGGAGGTGGCGATGGCCTGGGCCTCCGAGGCCTGTCGGAACTATTTGAAGGGGTATAGAGAGACGGCGGAGGGTAGGGGCTTTTTGCCGGATTCGGCGTTGGCGTTCGAAGATCAGTTGTCCATCCTGCTGCTGGAAAAGGTGGCGGCAGAGGTGCAGTACGAATTGAGCTACCGTCCGTCTTGGGCGGACATCCCATTGGGGGCGGTTTGCAGTTTGATAAATCCGGACAAATCCGCTTTCTCGAACTCGTTGTGA
- the asnB gene encoding asparagine synthase (glutamine-hydrolyzing): MCGIAGMLDLGGERTVPEEALRRMARAIVHRGPDEEGFFIRPGVGLASRRLSIVGLADGQQPMKNETGNVHVVFNGELFDHIEKRRELTERGHVLRTHCDTEILPHLWEDYQEGFFEKLRGQFAVALWDDSKRQLILGRDRFGIAPLFWTRQGDWLLFASEIKALLASGMVPARPDHKGIDQIFTFAALPGPTTCFEGVRMLPPAHYLRIQPGRQSAGPTLDERAYWKMDFPDQGQEVDGDAKNLVDDFEKHLLHAVGMRLRADVPVGSYLSGGVDSSMILALACHLQGKNVHTYTVRVDHPDLDELDAASMVARYIGAPSPIVQNFRTEDILNTYPRLIQAAEAPVIDTSCAALLQLAQKVNASGQKVVLTGEGADEWLMGYPWYKLAKVLGYLDVLPNVRLSDWMRRGYLRLNKVPQYSRAIRRQIEDVIGGPNAWVDSFGLLSITKFRFYSEAMRPMLDTIEPWESLNMDLNRAKQWAPSNRGVWMAGRVTLAGHLLQAKGDRVAMHSSVEVRYPFLDEEVFDFTSKLHPKWKLNGFRDKHILRLLAERWVPPSIYKRGKVIFRAPLDSFHLDPSPEFINELLSEESLNRSGYFDATAVHQWRKAYQDLREGSMPRLSVEMGLAAVVATQLWHHLYIDSSLCSLSDWTSIVPPAEKGLPAVTTH, encoded by the coding sequence ATGTGTGGCATTGCAGGCATGCTGGATCTCGGCGGTGAACGCACCGTGCCCGAAGAGGCCCTCCGAAGGATGGCCCGGGCTATCGTGCACAGGGGTCCGGACGAGGAGGGTTTCTTCATCCGCCCAGGCGTGGGGCTTGCCTCCCGAAGGCTGAGCATTGTGGGACTGGCCGATGGGCAGCAGCCCATGAAAAACGAGACGGGGAACGTGCATGTCGTCTTCAACGGCGAGCTCTTCGATCACATTGAAAAGCGCCGCGAGCTCACAGAACGCGGACACGTGCTGCGAACCCACTGCGACACCGAGATCCTGCCCCACCTGTGGGAAGACTATCAGGAGGGCTTCTTTGAAAAACTGCGGGGGCAGTTCGCTGTTGCCCTTTGGGATGATTCCAAGAGGCAACTGATCCTGGGACGTGACCGATTTGGGATTGCCCCCCTCTTCTGGACTCGACAGGGAGACTGGTTGCTTTTCGCGTCTGAGATCAAGGCCTTGCTGGCCTCAGGGATGGTGCCCGCCCGGCCAGACCACAAGGGCATCGATCAAATCTTCACCTTTGCCGCCCTCCCCGGGCCGACCACCTGCTTCGAGGGCGTGCGCATGCTGCCGCCTGCCCACTACCTCCGGATCCAACCGGGTCGCCAGAGCGCGGGTCCGACCTTGGACGAGCGCGCCTACTGGAAAATGGACTTCCCTGACCAGGGGCAGGAGGTGGACGGCGACGCAAAGAACCTTGTCGATGACTTCGAGAAGCATTTGCTCCACGCCGTTGGCATGCGGCTACGTGCGGATGTGCCCGTGGGCTCCTACCTCTCCGGCGGGGTTGATTCCAGCATGATCCTGGCGCTGGCCTGCCATTTGCAGGGTAAAAATGTGCACACCTACACTGTCCGCGTCGACCACCCTGACTTGGATGAACTGGACGCAGCCAGCATGGTGGCCCGATACATTGGTGCCCCTTCACCGATAGTTCAGAACTTCCGTACAGAGGACATTCTCAATACCTACCCGCGCCTCATTCAGGCGGCCGAGGCCCCGGTGATCGACACGTCATGTGCGGCGCTGCTTCAGCTCGCTCAAAAGGTGAACGCCAGCGGTCAAAAAGTGGTACTCACGGGCGAGGGCGCTGATGAGTGGCTTATGGGCTACCCGTGGTATAAGCTCGCCAAGGTGCTGGGGTATCTTGACGTACTACCCAATGTTCGCCTCAGCGACTGGATGCGCCGCGGCTACCTGCGGTTGAACAAGGTCCCCCAGTACTCTCGCGCGATCCGCAGGCAGATCGAGGATGTGATTGGCGGTCCCAATGCCTGGGTGGATTCCTTCGGGCTGCTCAGCATCACGAAGTTCCGCTTCTACAGTGAGGCCATGCGCCCCATGCTGGACACCATCGAGCCTTGGGAATCGCTCAACATGGACCTCAATCGGGCGAAACAATGGGCCCCCTCCAACCGCGGCGTCTGGATGGCTGGCCGCGTCACCCTCGCAGGCCACCTGCTCCAGGCCAAGGGCGACCGTGTTGCCATGCACTCCTCCGTAGAGGTACGGTACCCCTTCTTGGACGAGGAGGTGTTTGATTTCACCTCCAAGCTACATCCGAAGTGGAAGCTCAACGGCTTTCGGGACAAACACATTCTCCGTCTGCTGGCAGAGCGCTGGGTGCCCCCCTCCATCTACAAGCGTGGCAAAGTCATCTTCCGTGCGCCGCTGGACAGCTTCCACCTGGATCCCTCACCAGAGTTCATCAATGAGCTGTTGAGCGAGGAGTCGCTCAACCGAAGCGGCTACTTCGACGCCACAGCCGTGCACCAATGGCGCAAAGCGTACCAAGACCTACGTGAAGGCTCGATGCCTCGACTCTCGGTGGAGATGGGCCTCGCCGCCGTGGTGGCGACCCAGCTGTGGCATCACCTGTACATAGACAGCTCCCTCTGTAGCCTTTCGGATTGGACAAGCATCGTCCCACCGGCTGAGAAAGGCCTGCCTGCGGTGACCACTCACTGA
- a CDS encoding GDP-mannose 4,6-dehydratase — protein sequence MKRALITGITGQDGTYLAEHLLSLGYEVHGLVRQTNLESLEGGRTGGGLSQCLLHAISLDSFPGLHRLIKKYKFDECYHLASVSFVGEHLADGFHTMFANISGTHFLLATLQDLQPDCRFYFAGSSEMFGRPTEAPQSEQTPFLPRNPYGISKVTSHHLVRNYRESYGMYCVTGILYNHESPRRRPEFVTRKITRAVARIASGQKQHLELGNLDALRDWGYAPDYVRAMHLMVTQPAPKDYVLATGHLRTVREFCAAAFSQVGLDWQEHVVSVDRFFRQEDAVPLVGDSSLIRAELGWSPKCTFDEMVREMVEYDLTLVRQP from the coding sequence ATGAAGCGGGCACTCATCACTGGGATCACGGGGCAGGATGGCACCTATTTGGCGGAACATCTGCTCTCTCTCGGGTATGAAGTGCATGGTCTGGTGCGCCAGACGAATCTCGAAAGTCTGGAAGGAGGGAGGACTGGGGGGGGGCTTAGTCAGTGCCTCTTGCATGCGATCAGTCTGGACAGCTTTCCCGGGCTGCACCGCCTCATCAAGAAGTACAAGTTCGATGAGTGCTATCACCTCGCTTCAGTGAGCTTCGTGGGCGAGCATCTGGCGGATGGTTTTCACACCATGTTTGCCAACATCAGTGGCACCCATTTCCTGCTCGCCACCCTTCAGGATCTGCAACCGGACTGCCGGTTCTACTTTGCGGGGAGCAGTGAGATGTTTGGTCGGCCCACAGAGGCTCCCCAGTCGGAGCAAACGCCATTTCTTCCGCGCAATCCTTACGGTATCAGCAAGGTGACTTCTCATCATCTGGTGCGGAACTACCGGGAGTCTTATGGGATGTATTGCGTGACCGGCATTTTATACAATCATGAGAGTCCCAGACGTCGTCCTGAATTTGTGACGCGCAAAATCACCCGGGCGGTAGCCCGGATCGCGTCAGGGCAAAAACAACATCTCGAACTGGGGAATCTGGACGCCCTTAGAGACTGGGGCTATGCGCCGGACTACGTGCGTGCGATGCATTTGATGGTCACGCAGCCTGCGCCCAAGGACTATGTTCTCGCCACCGGCCATCTGCGCACCGTCCGTGAATTTTGCGCGGCGGCCTTCTCGCAGGTAGGATTGGATTGGCAGGAGCATGTGGTCAGCGTTGATCGCTTTTTCCGTCAGGAGGACGCTGTGCCATTGGTGGGAGATTCCAGCCTCATTCGTGCTGAGCTGGGGTGGTCCCCCAAGTGCACCTTTGATGAGATGGTTCGTGAGATGGTGGAATATGACTTGACCCTCGTCAGGCAGCCTTGA
- a CDS encoding alpha/beta hydrolase gives MKQPARFLSLFAVGLTLCWSAAQAESPAQVERITDVIYTKHDGVALTMDIFKPANPNGAGVIKIVSGGWKSNHNGINDGGWPQAGFTTFVVVHGTQPRFQVTEIVADLNRAVRFIRTNAAKYGVDPNKLGVTGSSAGGHLSLMLATRGGAGDPKAKDPVDRQSSAVNAVACFYPPTDYLNWFEPGDNAVGIGRLAAYKAAFGPESDTPEGREKLGRELSPIYWAHKGQPPIFIVHGNADPQVSHTQSTRFHEKCQELGVKCELLIRDGAGHGGWQEMPQDTTRMVEWFKFQLLSQEPSAPFKLGTTTLPSTPVKKPATTPVPSQPAAATK, from the coding sequence ATGAAACAACCTGCACGATTCCTCTCCCTCTTCGCCGTAGGCCTCACGCTCTGTTGGAGCGCCGCTCAAGCCGAGTCACCCGCCCAAGTCGAACGCATTACAGACGTGATCTACACCAAACACGATGGGGTGGCATTGACCATGGACATCTTCAAGCCCGCCAATCCCAACGGTGCAGGCGTGATCAAGATTGTCAGTGGAGGATGGAAGTCCAACCACAACGGCATCAATGACGGAGGCTGGCCCCAGGCCGGCTTCACCACCTTTGTCGTGGTCCACGGCACCCAGCCCCGCTTCCAAGTGACGGAGATCGTCGCCGACCTGAATAGAGCCGTCCGATTCATCCGCACCAATGCCGCCAAATACGGCGTGGATCCCAACAAGCTGGGTGTGACGGGGAGCAGCGCCGGAGGCCACCTCAGCCTCATGCTCGCCACCCGCGGAGGCGCTGGAGATCCCAAAGCCAAGGACCCCGTGGATCGCCAGAGCAGCGCTGTCAATGCCGTGGCCTGTTTCTACCCACCCACCGACTACCTCAACTGGTTTGAGCCAGGGGACAACGCCGTGGGGATCGGGCGCCTCGCCGCGTACAAAGCAGCGTTCGGCCCCGAGTCCGATACGCCCGAAGGCCGGGAAAAGCTGGGACGAGAGCTCTCCCCGATCTACTGGGCGCACAAGGGCCAGCCCCCCATCTTCATCGTGCACGGCAATGCGGATCCTCAGGTCTCCCACACTCAATCCACAAGATTTCATGAAAAGTGCCAGGAGCTTGGCGTGAAGTGCGAGCTCCTCATTCGCGATGGCGCCGGCCACGGCGGCTGGCAGGAGATGCCCCAGGACACCACCCGTATGGTGGAATGGTTCAAGTTCCAGTTGCTGAGTCAGGAACCCAGCGCCCCCTTCAAGCTCGGCACCACCACCCTGCCCAGTACACCAGTGAAGAAGCCTGCGACAACCCCTGTCCCATCGCAGCCGGCTGCGGCAACGAAGTAA